In one Solanum lycopersicum chromosome 11, SLM_r2.1 genomic region, the following are encoded:
- the LOC101258129 gene encoding uncharacterized protein isoform X1: MSLRTMLLLIKIFIILSSFGCVEISESESESWFVQQYVRQGQRKFELKTNKFWEYDEQSNSWLQVDLPYDLVSCFNDDCTKVNRIDQTNQEPEKDEIFSKVKDEGSSYTYLPLRKRVSLTKMSEASIWITGVSGSIYERFWNGLQWVIAPHDLSISAGYAVSVFMVNHTVLALSESGYIYQLQLSDDQPVWINITPASDHQTSKETELIQIVSGVVSSDRKRIYFCTKNGTLLELTEVDPIRWTNHGKPPGANVAAIADASTFISEVVFTISTAGDLYEYDQRSRPSWKKHIQKEPSDQDTSLKPSLGCSLKGVNGAISKSLFLLAKGGYLIERRSQQRKWKWKWINHGNPKDHVLSSITCLSEENLAESSNSLFLTTAAGYIFEYRIPDHSGIDQEDDVTESWINHVYPPYAKAARGIPGVQLHPGRIIFPLDDGRLGELRLSGLGSENSGPNYQINARRRSSQKYVWFLIDAPETEGWNAEYCTEEHGPSNCIAGIKDENNELDLTTSIARRRRTNKEQYSYISVDMSARKAAEPEGDYNIPDNWINKNFNLRVMHEGKSFFLITEGGLIFEYLNSDNVWFWLRHDHPTAMRGALGNYNGSLFLVDEQRSLLIRERDSAELAWINCTAMKRGRQVIGGPPWDDLPGKSRNARKEDALFFVSKSGRLLQFAVALRKFKWKDCRYPASTKIASIADQELLRENVVFVIGRNGRLYQYNKVTELWHEHYQSQHLVLSRSPGTAMRLSSRSLQGSLFMLSADGGLVEYNWNPSNGWNWIEHGTPDPSVILVGSPGPCFAGAHLFLIGSDGEVYLRFLDNGTWKWRSCGFPYMENEKHVSDNHDRKETCTSDDLADCLEKIEENLQTLNKNCDSKVALTRPIPFTEDTVLFELRDGRLAEMRRTGDTDWTWSRTIGTPTSLCVTSFWATLA; encoded by the exons ATGTCTCTAAGAACCATGTTGCTCTTGATCAAGATTTTCATTATCTTGTCATCATTTGGCTGTGTAGAAATTTCAGAATCAGAGTCAGAGTCATGGTTTGTGCAACAATATGTAAGACAAGGTCAGAGGAAATTTGAGTTGAAAACCAACAAGTTTTGGGAGTATGATGAGCAGTCCAACAGTTGGTTACAAGTGGATTTACCttatgatttagtttcttgTTTCAATGATGATTGTACAAAAGTCAATAGAATTGATCAGACTAATCAAGAACCTGAAAAAGATGAGATCTTTAGTAAAGTTAAGGATGAGGGAAGTTCTTATACATATCTACCTTTGAGAAAAAGAGTCTCTTTGACAAAAATGTCTGAAGCATCTATTTGGATCACTGGTGTAAGTGGATCAATCTATGAAAGATTTTGGAATGGACTGCAGTGGGTTATAGCACCTCATGATTTGTCAATATCAGCAGGATATGCAGTTTCTGTTTTCATGGTCAATCATACAGTTCTTGCTCTATCAGAATCAGGATATATCTATCAG TTGCAGCTAAGTGATGATCAGCCAGTTTGGATAAATATTACACCAGCAAGTGATCATCAAACAAGTAAAGAAACAGAACTGATTCAAATTGTATCAGGAGTTGTATCCAGTGATAGGAA GAGAATATACTTCTGTACGAAGAATGGAACTTTATTAGAACTCACCGAGGTTGATCCCATAAG GTGGACTAATCATGGAAAACCTCCCGGAGCAAATGTTGCAGCAATTGCGGATGCATCTACATTTATATCAGAAGTAGTCTTTACAATTAG TACTGCAGGAGATCTTTATGAATACGATCAGCGCTCAAGGCCATCATGGAAGAAGCATATACAAAAGGAGCCTTCTGATCAAGATACTTCTCTGAAACCATCTCTAGGATGCAGTTTAAAAGGAGTGAATGGAGCTATTTCAAAATCTTTGTTTCTCTTGGCTAAG GGAGGATATTTAATAGAGAGACGGTCGCAACAAAGGAAATGGAAATGGAAATGGATTAATCATGGAAATCCAAAAGATCATGTCTTGTCTTCCATTACATGCCTTTCTGAAGAAAACTTGGCTGAATCTTCAAACTCATTGTTTCTTACTACTGCAGCTGGTTACATTTTCGAATATCGAATTCCAGATCATTCAG GCATTGACCAAGAGGACGATGTTACAGAAAGTTGGATCAATCATGTTTATCCTCCTTATGCCAAGGCTGCAAGAGGAATTCCAGGAGTGCAATTACATCCTGGCAGAATTATTTTCCCACTTGATGATGGTAGGCTTGGAGAGCTTCGCCTATCTGGTCTCGGTAGTGAGAATTCCGGACCGAATTATCAAATTAATGCCAGAAGAAGATCATCTCAGAAGTATGTATGGTTTCTAATAGATGCCCCGGAAACAGAAGGATGGAATGCAGAGTATTGCACTGAAGAACATGGACCGTCGAATTGCATTGCAGGCATCAAAGATGAAAACAACGAACTAGACCTCACAACATCGATAGCAAGAAGGAGAAGGACTAACAAAGAACAATACAGTTACATATCAGTTGATATGTCAGCTAGGAAAGCTGCTGAACCCGAGGGAGACTACAATATCCCGGATAACTGgatcaacaaaaatttcaatCTGAGGGTGATGCATGAAGGAAAATCATTCTTCCTAATAACGGAGGGTGGACTGATTTTCGAGTATCTAAATTCTGATAATGTGTGGTTCTGGCTGAGGCATGATCATCCAACAGCTATGAGAGGTGCCCTTGGGAACTATAATGGTAGTTTGTTTTTGGTTGATGAGCAAAGGAGTTTGCTCATCAGAGAAAGAGATAGTGCTGAACTAGCATGGATTAATTGCACTGCTATGAAGAGAGGGAGGCAAGTAATCGGAGGTCCTCCGTGGGACGATCTACCAGGGAAATCTCGAAATGCTAGAAAAGAAGATGCACTTTTCTTTGTAAGCAAAAGTGGGAGATTGCTACAATTTGCA GTTGCACTGAGAAAGTTCAAATGGAAAGATTGTCGGTATCCAGCCAGTACGAAGATTGCAAGCATTGCCGACCAGGAACTGCTCCGAGAGAACGTGGTGTTTGTCATTGGAAGGAACGGACGCTTATACCAGTATAACAAAGTTACTGAACTATGGCATGAGCATTACCAATCTCAACATTTGGTTCTATCAAGATCTCCTGGAACTGCAATGAGGTTATCTTCACGGTCACTGCAAGGTTCTCTTTTCATGCTATCCGCAGATGGTGGACTAGTTGAATATAATTGGAATCCGTCCAACGGATGGAATTGGATAGAACACGGAACACCAGATCCAAGTGTCATTCTTGTTGGTTCACCGGGACCATGCTTCGCAGGTGCTCATCTGTTCTTAATAGGTTCAGATGGAGAAGTGTATCTAAGGTTCTTAGACAATGGAACATGGAAATGGAGAAGCTGTGGCTTCCCATATatggaaaatgaaaaacatGTCTCTGATAATCATGATCGTAAAGAAACTTGTACTTCCGATGATCTTGCTGATTGTTTagagaaaattgaagaaaaccTTCAAACCTTAAACAAAAACTGTGACTCCAAG GTGGCACTTACAAGACCGATTCCTTTTACAGAAGATACAGTCCTATTTGAGCTCAGAGATGGCAGA TTGGCAGAAATGCGACGGACAGGAGATACAGATTGGACATGGTCACGTACGATTGGCACTCCTACTAGCCTCTGCGTAACGAGTTTCTGGGCAACTTTAGCATAA
- the LOC101258129 gene encoding uncharacterized protein isoform X2: MSLRTMLLLIKIFIILSSFGCVEISESESESWFVQQYVRQGQRKFELKTNKFWEYDEQSNSWLQVDLPYDLVSCFNDDCTKVNRIDQTNQEPEKDEIFSKVKDEGSSYTYLPLRKRVSLTKMSEASIWITGVSGSIYERFWNGLQWVIAPHDLSISAGYAVSVFMVNHTVLALSESGYIYQLSDDQPVWINITPASDHQTSKETELIQIVSGVVSSDRKRIYFCTKNGTLLELTEVDPIRWTNHGKPPGANVAAIADASTFISEVVFTISTAGDLYEYDQRSRPSWKKHIQKEPSDQDTSLKPSLGCSLKGVNGAISKSLFLLAKGGYLIERRSQQRKWKWKWINHGNPKDHVLSSITCLSEENLAESSNSLFLTTAAGYIFEYRIPDHSGIDQEDDVTESWINHVYPPYAKAARGIPGVQLHPGRIIFPLDDGRLGELRLSGLGSENSGPNYQINARRRSSQKYVWFLIDAPETEGWNAEYCTEEHGPSNCIAGIKDENNELDLTTSIARRRRTNKEQYSYISVDMSARKAAEPEGDYNIPDNWINKNFNLRVMHEGKSFFLITEGGLIFEYLNSDNVWFWLRHDHPTAMRGALGNYNGSLFLVDEQRSLLIRERDSAELAWINCTAMKRGRQVIGGPPWDDLPGKSRNARKEDALFFVSKSGRLLQFAVALRKFKWKDCRYPASTKIASIADQELLRENVVFVIGRNGRLYQYNKVTELWHEHYQSQHLVLSRSPGTAMRLSSRSLQGSLFMLSADGGLVEYNWNPSNGWNWIEHGTPDPSVILVGSPGPCFAGAHLFLIGSDGEVYLRFLDNGTWKWRSCGFPYMENEKHVSDNHDRKETCTSDDLADCLEKIEENLQTLNKNCDSKVALTRPIPFTEDTVLFELRDGRLAEMRRTGDTDWTWSRTIGTPTSLCVTSFWATLA, from the exons ATGTCTCTAAGAACCATGTTGCTCTTGATCAAGATTTTCATTATCTTGTCATCATTTGGCTGTGTAGAAATTTCAGAATCAGAGTCAGAGTCATGGTTTGTGCAACAATATGTAAGACAAGGTCAGAGGAAATTTGAGTTGAAAACCAACAAGTTTTGGGAGTATGATGAGCAGTCCAACAGTTGGTTACAAGTGGATTTACCttatgatttagtttcttgTTTCAATGATGATTGTACAAAAGTCAATAGAATTGATCAGACTAATCAAGAACCTGAAAAAGATGAGATCTTTAGTAAAGTTAAGGATGAGGGAAGTTCTTATACATATCTACCTTTGAGAAAAAGAGTCTCTTTGACAAAAATGTCTGAAGCATCTATTTGGATCACTGGTGTAAGTGGATCAATCTATGAAAGATTTTGGAATGGACTGCAGTGGGTTATAGCACCTCATGATTTGTCAATATCAGCAGGATATGCAGTTTCTGTTTTCATGGTCAATCATACAGTTCTTGCTCTATCAGAATCAGGATATATCTATCAG CTAAGTGATGATCAGCCAGTTTGGATAAATATTACACCAGCAAGTGATCATCAAACAAGTAAAGAAACAGAACTGATTCAAATTGTATCAGGAGTTGTATCCAGTGATAGGAA GAGAATATACTTCTGTACGAAGAATGGAACTTTATTAGAACTCACCGAGGTTGATCCCATAAG GTGGACTAATCATGGAAAACCTCCCGGAGCAAATGTTGCAGCAATTGCGGATGCATCTACATTTATATCAGAAGTAGTCTTTACAATTAG TACTGCAGGAGATCTTTATGAATACGATCAGCGCTCAAGGCCATCATGGAAGAAGCATATACAAAAGGAGCCTTCTGATCAAGATACTTCTCTGAAACCATCTCTAGGATGCAGTTTAAAAGGAGTGAATGGAGCTATTTCAAAATCTTTGTTTCTCTTGGCTAAG GGAGGATATTTAATAGAGAGACGGTCGCAACAAAGGAAATGGAAATGGAAATGGATTAATCATGGAAATCCAAAAGATCATGTCTTGTCTTCCATTACATGCCTTTCTGAAGAAAACTTGGCTGAATCTTCAAACTCATTGTTTCTTACTACTGCAGCTGGTTACATTTTCGAATATCGAATTCCAGATCATTCAG GCATTGACCAAGAGGACGATGTTACAGAAAGTTGGATCAATCATGTTTATCCTCCTTATGCCAAGGCTGCAAGAGGAATTCCAGGAGTGCAATTACATCCTGGCAGAATTATTTTCCCACTTGATGATGGTAGGCTTGGAGAGCTTCGCCTATCTGGTCTCGGTAGTGAGAATTCCGGACCGAATTATCAAATTAATGCCAGAAGAAGATCATCTCAGAAGTATGTATGGTTTCTAATAGATGCCCCGGAAACAGAAGGATGGAATGCAGAGTATTGCACTGAAGAACATGGACCGTCGAATTGCATTGCAGGCATCAAAGATGAAAACAACGAACTAGACCTCACAACATCGATAGCAAGAAGGAGAAGGACTAACAAAGAACAATACAGTTACATATCAGTTGATATGTCAGCTAGGAAAGCTGCTGAACCCGAGGGAGACTACAATATCCCGGATAACTGgatcaacaaaaatttcaatCTGAGGGTGATGCATGAAGGAAAATCATTCTTCCTAATAACGGAGGGTGGACTGATTTTCGAGTATCTAAATTCTGATAATGTGTGGTTCTGGCTGAGGCATGATCATCCAACAGCTATGAGAGGTGCCCTTGGGAACTATAATGGTAGTTTGTTTTTGGTTGATGAGCAAAGGAGTTTGCTCATCAGAGAAAGAGATAGTGCTGAACTAGCATGGATTAATTGCACTGCTATGAAGAGAGGGAGGCAAGTAATCGGAGGTCCTCCGTGGGACGATCTACCAGGGAAATCTCGAAATGCTAGAAAAGAAGATGCACTTTTCTTTGTAAGCAAAAGTGGGAGATTGCTACAATTTGCA GTTGCACTGAGAAAGTTCAAATGGAAAGATTGTCGGTATCCAGCCAGTACGAAGATTGCAAGCATTGCCGACCAGGAACTGCTCCGAGAGAACGTGGTGTTTGTCATTGGAAGGAACGGACGCTTATACCAGTATAACAAAGTTACTGAACTATGGCATGAGCATTACCAATCTCAACATTTGGTTCTATCAAGATCTCCTGGAACTGCAATGAGGTTATCTTCACGGTCACTGCAAGGTTCTCTTTTCATGCTATCCGCAGATGGTGGACTAGTTGAATATAATTGGAATCCGTCCAACGGATGGAATTGGATAGAACACGGAACACCAGATCCAAGTGTCATTCTTGTTGGTTCACCGGGACCATGCTTCGCAGGTGCTCATCTGTTCTTAATAGGTTCAGATGGAGAAGTGTATCTAAGGTTCTTAGACAATGGAACATGGAAATGGAGAAGCTGTGGCTTCCCATATatggaaaatgaaaaacatGTCTCTGATAATCATGATCGTAAAGAAACTTGTACTTCCGATGATCTTGCTGATTGTTTagagaaaattgaagaaaaccTTCAAACCTTAAACAAAAACTGTGACTCCAAG GTGGCACTTACAAGACCGATTCCTTTTACAGAAGATACAGTCCTATTTGAGCTCAGAGATGGCAGA TTGGCAGAAATGCGACGGACAGGAGATACAGATTGGACATGGTCACGTACGATTGGCACTCCTACTAGCCTCTGCGTAACGAGTTTCTGGGCAACTTTAGCATAA